From Nicotiana tabacum cultivar K326 chromosome 20, ASM71507v2, whole genome shotgun sequence, one genomic window encodes:
- the LOC107830700 gene encoding uncharacterized protein LOC107830700 has product MNLGTASASISLSLFTISAPNPIIKARPQLRCKPIITKSNFDCKCRALGESRSQTTKPTVYQGVYGPWTIEDADIREVILYRSGLVTAAASFVLASSTALLPNDSVLSNLIGRNLDLFYAIGSCGLGLSLYLIHIYVTEIKRTLQALWLLGVLGSLATYSTLAQPAGMSLVQYVIENQTAVWFVGPLFAALTGLVFKEGLCYGKLEAGILTFVIPSLLLGHLTGLMDDGVKITLLSTWMALFVIFAGRKFTQSIKTTPSISLVVLFIGYPFYFFKFNKNHLKKLCDFFVFQCISPRKNSSDKF; this is encoded by the exons ATGAATTTGGGAACGGCGTCGGCGTCCATTTCACTTTCACTTTTCACAATCTCGGCACCAAATCCAATTATAAAAGCTAGGCCTCAATTACGATGCAAACCCATAATTACAAAATCGAACTTTGACTGCAAGTGCAGGGCGCTGGGAGAGTCACGGTCCCAGACGACCAAACCTACAGTTTATCAAGGGGTTTATGGCCCTTGGACTATTGAAGACGCTGATATTCGAGAG GTAATTTTATATAGATCAGGGTTAGTAACTGCGGCTGCATCATTTGTTCTTGCATCTTCTACGGCTTTGCTTCCCAATGATTCAGTCTTGAGTAACTTGATTGGGAGAAATCTTGATTTATTTTACGCAATTGGATCTTGCGGACTTGGTCTGTCATTATATCTTATTCACATTTATGTAACTGAAATTAAACGTACTCTTCAAGCTTTATGGTTGCTGGGTGTTCTCGGTTCATTGGCAACGTATTCTACCCTTGCTCAACCGGCTGGCATGAGTTTAGTTCAATATGTTATCGAGAATCAAACAGCTGTTTGGTTTGTCGGACCACTATTTGCAGCATTGACAGGACTTGTCTTCAAGGAAG GACTTTGCTATGGAAAGTTGGAAGCTGGCATTCTGACATTTGTCATTCCTTCACTCCTACTTGGGCACCTG ACTGGTCTGATGGATGATGGAGTAAAGATCACCCTATTGAGCACATGGATGGCACTGTTTGTGATCTTTGCTGGGAGGAAGTTCACTCAGTCTATCAAGACTACTCCATCCATTTCCTTAGTTGTGCTCTTTATAGGTTACCCGTTTTACTTTTTCAAATTTAACAAAAACCACTTGAAAAAATTATGTGATTTCTTTGTATTTCAGTGTATATCCCCAAGAAAAAATTCCAGTGATAAGTTCTAA